The following proteins are co-located in the Rhodococcus opacus B4 genome:
- a CDS encoding acyl-CoA synthetase — protein sequence MYPGAHAATTPDKPAVIMAGTGQTVTFAELESRSVRIARHLHSLGLRRGDHVAVLATNTPAIFDMYWAAMRSGLYLTMVNWHLTPPEIAYVVDDCGARALVVDAALDAVAAELPALTPGVEHRLVFGGTIPGHDSLDEAAAAESDVPLPDQPRGADMLYSSGTTGRPKGIKPELPARQIQDPGDTMTGMNATVWGVTPDTVYLSPAPLYHAAPLRTCASVQALGGTVVVMDRFDAEKALAYIDKFRVTYSQWVPTMFVRMLKLPRDVRERYDVSSLRVAVHAAAPCPVEVKQQMIDWWGPILSEYYSSTELNGMTLVNSDEWLRKPGTVGRAALGVAHICGDDGADLAPGEVGTLYFERDTLPFEYHNAPEKTRDAQHPQHPMWTTTGDVGYLDEDGYLFLTDRKSFMIISGGVNIYPQEIENTLTEHPAVLDVAVIGIPDEEMGETVLAVVQTVPGVAGDDGLAAELLGHVRERLARFKVPRNLVFSDDLPRTPTGKLVKGALRERYSAGVTA from the coding sequence ATGTATCCCGGCGCGCATGCTGCCACCACACCCGACAAGCCGGCCGTGATCATGGCCGGCACCGGGCAGACGGTCACCTTCGCCGAACTCGAGTCCCGCTCGGTCCGCATCGCCCGGCACCTGCACTCCCTCGGCCTGCGCCGCGGTGATCACGTCGCCGTGCTGGCCACAAACACCCCCGCGATCTTCGACATGTACTGGGCCGCCATGCGTTCCGGTCTCTACCTCACCATGGTCAACTGGCATCTCACGCCGCCGGAGATCGCGTACGTCGTCGACGATTGCGGTGCCAGGGCACTGGTCGTCGATGCCGCGCTGGACGCGGTCGCCGCTGAACTTCCCGCCCTCACCCCCGGCGTCGAGCACCGGCTGGTGTTCGGGGGAACGATTCCCGGCCACGACTCGCTCGACGAGGCCGCGGCCGCGGAGTCCGACGTCCCGCTGCCCGACCAGCCGCGCGGGGCCGACATGCTGTATTCCTCCGGTACCACCGGCCGCCCGAAGGGCATCAAACCGGAGTTGCCCGCACGGCAGATCCAAGACCCGGGCGACACCATGACCGGGATGAACGCGACGGTGTGGGGAGTCACCCCCGACACCGTCTACCTGTCGCCGGCGCCGCTGTATCACGCGGCGCCGCTCCGCACCTGCGCGTCGGTGCAGGCCCTGGGCGGCACCGTAGTCGTGATGGACCGCTTCGACGCCGAGAAGGCGCTCGCGTACATCGACAAGTTCCGCGTCACCTACAGCCAGTGGGTGCCCACGATGTTCGTCCGCATGCTGAAGCTTCCCCGCGACGTGCGGGAGCGGTACGACGTGTCCAGTCTGCGCGTCGCCGTGCACGCCGCGGCCCCGTGCCCGGTGGAGGTCAAGCAGCAGATGATCGACTGGTGGGGTCCGATCCTGTCCGAGTACTACTCCTCCACCGAACTCAACGGCATGACCCTGGTGAACTCGGATGAATGGCTCCGCAAACCCGGGACGGTCGGCCGCGCGGCCCTCGGGGTCGCCCACATCTGCGGCGACGACGGTGCCGACCTCGCACCCGGCGAGGTCGGCACCCTGTACTTCGAGCGGGACACCCTGCCGTTCGAGTACCACAACGCGCCGGAGAAGACCCGGGACGCGCAGCACCCGCAGCACCCGATGTGGACCACGACCGGCGACGTCGGATACCTCGACGAGGACGGATACCTGTTCCTCACCGACCGGAAGTCGTTCATGATCATCTCCGGCGGCGTCAACATCTACCCGCAGGAGATCGAGAACACCCTCACCGAGCACCCGGCCGTCCTCGACGTCGCGGTGATCGGGATCCCGGACGAGGAGATGGGTGAAACGGTGCTCGCCGTGGTCCAGACCGTTCCCGGCGTGGCCGGGGACGACGGACTGGCCGCCGAACTCCTGGGTCACGTCCGGGAACGGCTCGCCCGGTTCAAGGTGCCGCGGAATCTCGTGTTCAGCGACGACCTGCCCCGCACCCCCACCGGCAAACTGGTCAAGGGCGCTCTCCGCGAGCGTTACTCCGCCGGCGTGACCGCCTGA
- a CDS encoding MFS transporter: MTDQLTGSAATTEWQAEDRVRARRAAIAGGVGTLIEYYDFSLYGYLAIVMAPLFFPSSDPATALLSALAVFGTAYLMRPLGGIVFGHIGDRFGRKKALLATLVCMGLGSMAMGFLPTHAQAGIWATVLLVLVRMVQGFSAGGEVGGSATFISESAPRHLKATYGAFTPLGSTMGFAMAAAVAGTVSALTTEAQLESWGWRVPFLLALPLTLLCLWARTRVEETHGDDAESGPAQAPVVAVFRRQPLALLQSVGISLACNGTAYIGLTYMSIHLMKSLGYERTPVYWIATVVIGIVALAMPLGGIVADRIGRVRFTVISLAGFAIVTYPAMAVMHHSLWIAAIAYLLIMVNTVGAQVGSYTLMPLLFDKDVRFTGVAMGWNLGVVIAGGTAPFVAVWLVEKTGNVQSPALFVIAAAVVGLISVAGVARRSKVAQEQLG; encoded by the coding sequence ATGACGGACCAGTTGACCGGGTCTGCTGCCACCACCGAATGGCAGGCCGAGGACCGCGTCCGTGCACGTCGCGCCGCGATCGCGGGCGGCGTCGGCACCCTGATCGAGTACTACGACTTCAGTCTGTACGGCTACCTCGCGATCGTGATGGCGCCGCTGTTCTTCCCCAGCAGCGACCCGGCGACGGCGCTGCTGTCCGCACTCGCCGTGTTCGGCACCGCGTACCTCATGCGCCCGCTCGGCGGCATCGTGTTCGGGCACATCGGCGACCGGTTCGGCCGGAAGAAGGCCCTCCTCGCGACACTCGTCTGCATGGGCCTCGGCAGCATGGCGATGGGATTCCTGCCCACCCACGCGCAGGCGGGAATCTGGGCCACCGTGCTGCTCGTCCTCGTCCGGATGGTCCAGGGATTCTCGGCGGGCGGTGAGGTCGGCGGTTCCGCCACGTTCATTTCCGAATCCGCGCCGCGGCATCTCAAGGCCACGTACGGCGCGTTCACCCCGCTCGGCTCCACGATGGGATTCGCGATGGCCGCCGCGGTCGCGGGTACCGTGTCCGCGCTCACCACCGAGGCGCAGCTCGAGAGCTGGGGGTGGCGGGTCCCATTCCTGCTCGCGTTGCCGCTGACACTGCTCTGCCTGTGGGCCCGCACCCGGGTCGAGGAGACCCACGGCGACGACGCCGAATCCGGGCCGGCCCAGGCACCCGTCGTCGCCGTCTTCCGGCGCCAGCCGCTCGCCCTCCTGCAGTCGGTCGGAATCAGTCTGGCGTGCAACGGAACCGCTTACATCGGCCTCACCTACATGAGCATCCATCTCATGAAGAGCCTCGGCTACGAACGCACCCCGGTCTACTGGATCGCGACCGTCGTCATCGGAATCGTCGCGCTTGCAATGCCACTCGGCGGGATCGTCGCCGACCGTATCGGGCGCGTGCGGTTCACCGTGATCAGCCTCGCCGGATTCGCGATCGTCACCTACCCGGCGATGGCCGTCATGCACCACAGCCTGTGGATCGCCGCAATCGCCTACCTGCTGATCATGGTCAACACCGTCGGCGCCCAGGTCGGCTCGTACACGCTCATGCCGCTGCTGTTCGACAAGGACGTCCGCTTCACCGGTGTCGCCATGGGCTGGAACCTCGGCGTCGTCATCGCCGGTGGCACGGCCCCCTTCGTCGCCGTCTGGCTGGTGGAGAAGACCGGAAACGTCCAATCCCCCGCCCTTTTCGTGATCGCGGCGGCGGTCGTCGGACTGATCTCGGTGGCCGGCGTGGCACGCCGGTCCAAGGTCGCGCAGGAGCAACTCGGCTGA
- a CDS encoding phosphotransferase family protein — translation MTTSHAEADTHQDWEDSAGVDLAALAGYLDTALEGGVQGELSAGLISGGRSNPTYRVADADRTWVLRRPPYGHVLPSAHDMKREFTVISGLAGTAVPVPEAVLLCEDKYVLGASFYLMELVDGMPVGTVEQASALTPDDRRRLGLDLADTLAALHGVDADAVGLGSFGRPDGYLERQLDRWSRQWEASRTTDRPEVSVLLDKLRRALPTSDFPGIVHGDVKLDNVLASRDDAGKIVAVLDWEMATLGDTLADVGIMLSFWDQPGAVDNPVTKGLARLDGFPTRAELLDRYATQRGIDIPDIDWYTVFADFKIAVILEGINARHAQGDTVGGGFDDVGDMVGPLLQRALDLAAASPVSELRR, via the coding sequence ATGACGACGTCCCACGCCGAAGCGGACACCCACCAGGACTGGGAGGATTCGGCAGGCGTCGACCTCGCGGCCCTTGCCGGCTACCTCGACACCGCTCTCGAGGGGGGTGTGCAGGGGGAGTTGTCGGCAGGACTGATCAGCGGTGGCCGCTCGAATCCCACGTACCGGGTTGCCGACGCCGACCGGACGTGGGTCCTGCGGCGTCCCCCGTACGGGCACGTCCTGCCGAGCGCCCACGACATGAAGCGTGAGTTCACCGTGATCAGCGGGCTGGCGGGCACCGCGGTCCCGGTGCCCGAAGCGGTGCTGCTGTGCGAGGACAAGTACGTGCTGGGTGCGTCGTTCTACCTCATGGAGCTGGTGGACGGGATGCCCGTCGGGACGGTCGAGCAGGCGTCGGCGCTCACCCCGGACGACCGCCGCCGGCTCGGGCTGGACCTCGCCGACACCCTGGCCGCCCTGCACGGCGTCGACGCGGACGCGGTCGGACTCGGCTCCTTCGGCCGCCCGGACGGTTACCTCGAACGCCAACTCGACCGCTGGTCCCGGCAGTGGGAGGCCTCCCGCACCACCGATCGCCCCGAGGTGTCGGTGCTGCTCGACAAGCTGCGCCGGGCGTTGCCCACCTCGGACTTCCCGGGCATCGTCCACGGCGACGTCAAACTCGACAACGTGCTCGCGTCCCGCGACGACGCCGGGAAGATCGTCGCGGTCCTGGACTGGGAGATGGCGACGCTCGGCGACACCCTCGCCGACGTCGGGATCATGCTGAGCTTCTGGGACCAGCCCGGCGCCGTCGACAACCCGGTGACCAAGGGTCTCGCGCGGCTCGACGGATTCCCCACCCGCGCCGAACTTCTCGACCGCTACGCCACGCAGCGCGGCATCGACATCCCCGACATCGACTGGTACACGGTGTTCGCCGACTTCAAGATCGCCGTCATCCTCGAGGGCATCAACGCCCGGCACGCGCAGGGCGACACCGTCGGCGGGGGGTTCGACGACGTCGGCGACATGGTCGGTCCGCTGTTGCAGCGCGCGCTCGACCTCGCTGCCGCGTCGCCCGTGTCCGAACTCCGCCGCTGA
- a CDS encoding acyl-CoA dehydrogenase family protein yields the protein MDFEYSPKVLELQAKLTKFMQERVLPAEQIAEEQLASKPDHWGAPPIVADLKAAAKREGLWNLFLPAREGAGLTNLEYAPLAELTGWSPLIAPEAFNCNPPDTGNMELLHLYGTDEQKSEWLEPLLAGEFRSCFSMTEPDVASSDANNVRLEIAEDGEEWVLTGRKWWSTAALRDDCRVAMVMGATDPDAPVGSRHSIVLVPMDTPGVNIVRSTTVLGFADRHEGGHGEIVFDKVRVPKANLLGPRGKGFAVAQARLGPGRIHHCMRLIGMAERAIALMTERARTRVAFGRPLADEGVVQATVADARIHLDAARLLVLKAAWRMDVEGTKAARHDIAAAKVMVPLTVKQIVDDAMQIFGGAGLSQDTILPVLYAQARFLQIADGPDQVHRRSLARAEFAATPTLKEVRG from the coding sequence GTGGATTTCGAGTACAGCCCGAAAGTTCTTGAACTGCAAGCGAAGCTGACGAAGTTCATGCAGGAGCGGGTGCTGCCCGCCGAGCAGATCGCCGAGGAGCAGCTGGCGTCCAAGCCCGATCACTGGGGTGCGCCGCCGATCGTCGCCGACCTCAAGGCCGCCGCCAAGCGGGAAGGTCTGTGGAACCTCTTCCTGCCCGCCCGCGAGGGGGCCGGGCTGACGAACCTCGAGTACGCGCCGCTCGCGGAGCTCACCGGCTGGAGCCCGCTGATCGCCCCGGAGGCGTTCAACTGCAACCCGCCGGACACCGGCAACATGGAACTGCTGCACCTCTACGGCACCGACGAGCAGAAGTCGGAATGGCTCGAACCGCTGCTCGCGGGGGAATTCCGGTCGTGCTTCTCGATGACCGAACCCGACGTTGCGAGCTCGGACGCCAACAACGTCCGGCTCGAGATCGCCGAGGACGGCGAAGAGTGGGTGCTGACCGGGCGCAAGTGGTGGTCCACCGCGGCGCTGCGCGACGACTGCCGGGTGGCGATGGTCATGGGCGCCACCGACCCCGACGCCCCGGTCGGCAGCCGGCACAGCATCGTCCTCGTTCCCATGGACACCCCGGGGGTGAACATCGTCCGGTCCACCACGGTCCTCGGGTTCGCCGACCGCCACGAGGGCGGGCACGGCGAGATCGTCTTCGACAAGGTCCGTGTGCCCAAGGCGAATCTGCTCGGACCACGGGGTAAGGGCTTCGCGGTCGCGCAGGCCCGCCTCGGTCCGGGGCGGATCCACCACTGCATGCGGCTGATCGGCATGGCCGAGCGGGCCATCGCGCTGATGACCGAACGCGCCCGCACCCGGGTCGCGTTCGGCAGGCCCCTCGCCGACGAGGGCGTCGTGCAGGCCACCGTCGCGGACGCGCGGATCCACCTCGACGCCGCCCGGCTGCTGGTGCTGAAGGCCGCCTGGCGGATGGACGTCGAGGGCACCAAGGCCGCTCGCCACGACATCGCCGCGGCCAAGGTGATGGTCCCGCTGACGGTCAAGCAGATCGTCGACGACGCGATGCAGATCTTCGGCGGCGCCGGCCTGTCGCAGGACACGATCCTGCCGGTGCTGTACGCGCAGGCCCGGTTCCTGCAGATCGCCGACGGTCCCGACCAGGTGCACCGGCGGTCGCTCGCCCGCGCCGAGTTCGCCGCCACTCCGACACTGAAAGAAGTCCGCGGGTGA
- a CDS encoding acyl-CoA synthetase, which translates to MNENLTRARQQSIGDIPRRSAARFPDKLAIVHRDVRLTFAEFDAVIDRVAAALHAEGLRPGDRLALLSHNCWQYPVLNFATARLGVVLVPINFMLTGGEIAYILDDCAADAFVVEDALVPVAETALAESRGSVRLRAALPLGGGAVPDGWRAVAGWTGGEYDSAPEVFVADDDVVRIVYTSGTESRPKGAMLTSRSLMWQYISCIVTGGMSSDDVEVHALPLYHCAQLDNFLSTDIYLGATSIIVDGPDPRVLLRTIEAEKVTNLFCPPTVWISLLQSPDFGGTDLRSLQKGYYGASPLPVEVLRDMKRALPGIRLWNFYGQSEMASLATALGPEDQESRGGSAGKPALNVETRIVDDRNEPLPAGEVGEIVHRSPHATVGYLGQPEKTAEAFAGGWFHSGDLGYLDDDGYLWVVDRKKDMIKSGGENVATREVEETLYELDGVGEAAVFAVPHPRWIEAVAAVVVPVAGVELDEKDVVEHCRGRLAGYKLPKYVVVADSLPKNPSGKILKRVLRDTFGSIAQD; encoded by the coding sequence GTGAACGAAAACCTGACGCGCGCCCGGCAGCAGAGCATCGGCGATATTCCGCGACGGTCCGCCGCGCGCTTTCCGGACAAGCTCGCGATCGTGCACCGCGACGTGCGGCTGACGTTCGCCGAGTTCGATGCCGTCATCGATCGGGTGGCGGCGGCTCTGCATGCCGAGGGGCTTCGCCCCGGTGACCGGCTCGCGCTGCTGTCGCACAACTGCTGGCAGTACCCGGTGCTGAACTTCGCGACCGCCCGGCTCGGTGTGGTGCTCGTCCCGATCAACTTCATGCTGACCGGCGGGGAGATCGCGTACATCCTCGACGACTGTGCGGCCGACGCGTTCGTCGTCGAGGACGCCCTGGTGCCCGTCGCCGAGACGGCGCTCGCGGAATCGAGGGGGAGCGTCCGGTTGCGGGCGGCGCTCCCACTGGGCGGCGGCGCCGTTCCGGACGGCTGGCGCGCGGTGGCCGGCTGGACAGGCGGCGAATACGATTCGGCGCCGGAGGTATTCGTGGCCGACGACGACGTGGTCCGCATCGTGTACACGTCGGGTACCGAGTCGCGGCCCAAGGGTGCGATGCTCACCAGCCGGTCGCTGATGTGGCAGTACATCAGCTGCATCGTCACCGGCGGCATGAGCAGCGACGACGTGGAGGTGCACGCGCTGCCGCTGTACCACTGCGCGCAACTCGACAACTTCCTCAGCACCGACATCTACCTCGGGGCGACGAGCATCATCGTCGACGGACCCGACCCCCGGGTGCTGCTCCGCACCATCGAGGCGGAGAAGGTGACCAACCTGTTCTGCCCGCCGACGGTGTGGATCTCCCTGCTGCAGTCGCCCGACTTCGGCGGCACCGACCTGCGGTCGCTGCAGAAGGGTTACTACGGGGCGTCCCCGCTGCCGGTGGAGGTCCTGCGCGACATGAAGCGGGCATTGCCCGGCATCCGGTTGTGGAACTTCTACGGGCAAAGCGAAATGGCATCCCTCGCCACGGCTCTCGGTCCGGAAGACCAGGAGTCGCGGGGCGGTTCGGCGGGTAAGCCGGCGCTGAACGTGGAGACACGCATCGTGGACGACCGGAACGAGCCACTGCCGGCCGGCGAGGTCGGGGAGATCGTGCACCGCAGCCCGCACGCCACCGTCGGCTATCTCGGGCAGCCCGAGAAGACGGCGGAAGCGTTCGCCGGCGGCTGGTTCCACTCCGGCGACCTCGGTTACCTCGACGACGACGGCTACCTGTGGGTGGTCGACCGCAAGAAGGACATGATCAAGTCCGGCGGCGAGAACGTCGCCACCCGGGAGGTCGAGGAAACGCTCTACGAACTCGACGGCGTCGGCGAGGCCGCGGTGTTCGCAGTTCCGCACCCACGGTGGATCGAAGCGGTTGCGGCTGTGGTGGTCCCCGTCGCCGGCGTCGAACTCGACGAGAAGGACGTGGTGGAGCACTGCCGCGGACGGCTCGCCGGCTACAAGCTGCCCAAGTACGTCGTCGTCGCCGACTCCCTCCCGAAGAACCCGAGCGGGAAGATCCTCAAACGCGTTCTCCGAGACACATTCGGTTCCATTGCCCAAGACTGA
- a CDS encoding MFS transporter — MPTDSGTRRAGKPRAARASFAAAISTSLEWYDFFIYATAAALVFNTTFFATDSQVVAALNSFATVAVGFIARPIGGVLAGHFGDKVGRKPVLVAAIVMMAVATSLIGLVPNTQLVWLAPTILVTLRICQGLAVGAQWGGAVLLATENAPAGRRGFYGSFAQLGVPIGVVLGNVVFLVVTALFDSESFLAWAWRIPFWISLVMLPVAFVIHRYLEETPEFQELSKKLAEAPVARKSPILQVLRRNPGTVLTAAGANAIGVIFFYTMITGSVQFATTYLGIERSTVLGFILAACMLMIPLVPLAGYLSDRYGRKLIFGIGTAGMLLWGIPMWLMIGQSSQGTLWPFALAVFGAVIVMSFQTGTQGTLFAELFPPEIRFSGASLGYQISAIIGGFSPMVMVLLINGDASNAWRVGAFLAVAGAVGLLCLLAIVRKYSSPDVQQTPARRSTVAA; from the coding sequence ATGCCCACCGATTCCGGCACACGCCGCGCGGGGAAGCCCCGGGCCGCACGCGCCTCGTTCGCGGCCGCCATCTCGACCTCACTCGAGTGGTACGACTTCTTCATCTACGCGACCGCCGCCGCGCTCGTGTTCAACACAACGTTCTTCGCGACCGACAGCCAGGTCGTCGCCGCACTCAACTCGTTCGCCACGGTGGCGGTCGGCTTCATCGCCCGGCCCATCGGCGGCGTCCTCGCCGGCCACTTCGGCGACAAGGTCGGGCGCAAACCGGTACTCGTCGCAGCCATCGTGATGATGGCCGTCGCGACGTCGCTGATCGGCCTCGTCCCCAACACCCAACTCGTGTGGCTGGCCCCCACGATTCTCGTGACCCTGCGGATCTGCCAGGGCCTCGCGGTCGGTGCGCAATGGGGCGGTGCCGTCCTCCTCGCCACCGAGAACGCACCCGCCGGGCGCCGCGGGTTCTACGGCAGCTTCGCGCAGCTCGGCGTGCCCATCGGCGTGGTGCTCGGCAACGTCGTGTTCCTGGTCGTCACAGCGCTATTCGACTCCGAGTCGTTCCTTGCCTGGGCGTGGCGGATTCCGTTCTGGATCAGCCTCGTGATGCTTCCGGTCGCCTTCGTCATCCACCGCTACCTGGAGGAGACCCCCGAATTCCAGGAACTGTCGAAGAAGCTGGCCGAGGCTCCGGTGGCCCGGAAGTCGCCGATCCTGCAGGTGCTGCGAAGGAACCCCGGCACCGTGCTCACCGCGGCCGGCGCCAACGCGATCGGCGTCATCTTCTTCTACACGATGATCACGGGATCCGTGCAGTTCGCCACCACCTACCTCGGGATCGAACGCTCGACCGTGCTCGGATTCATCCTCGCCGCCTGCATGCTGATGATTCCGCTCGTCCCGCTCGCGGGGTATCTCTCCGACCGCTACGGCCGCAAGCTGATTTTCGGTATCGGCACCGCCGGAATGCTGCTGTGGGGAATTCCCATGTGGCTCATGATCGGACAGTCGAGTCAGGGCACGCTGTGGCCGTTCGCGCTCGCCGTGTTCGGTGCGGTGATCGTCATGTCGTTCCAGACTGGAACGCAGGGAACCCTGTTCGCGGAACTGTTCCCGCCCGAGATCCGGTTCTCCGGCGCGTCCCTCGGCTACCAGATCTCGGCCATCATCGGTGGCTTCTCACCGATGGTCATGGTGCTGCTCATCAACGGCGACGCGTCCAATGCCTGGCGGGTCGGCGCCTTCCTCGCCGTCGCCGGAGCGGTCGGGCTGCTCTGCCTCCTCGCGATCGTGCGGAAGTACTCGTCACCGGACGTCCAGCAGACACCTGCCCGCCGGTCCACCGTGGCGGCGTGA
- a CDS encoding adenylate/guanylate cyclase domain-containing protein translates to MDPPAVRYVQRDGHALAYQVVGAGERDVVWLFEINMHLDLMWTDPEIHYLMERGSTFARTAYFQQRGLGLSDPVEHLPTLEEQADDIVAVMDEIGMREALLVGVASASGPVALVAARSPERVTGVVLIQPFAERLVGGNHDPVGWSAAERDNFVDGWRAATRNWGSGSTVPLWDPQEDSAFNRRLMAMLERNSATPAVAQAHLEWIFRLDYSDMLPSIQCPARALLVAGSPVPVAASQYVADRIPRGSFHLLPQSPPGASLGEAWKPIIDHVEQLATGGHPASDAGRYLASVLFTDVVGSTEVLARIGDSAYRDLRAAHEWQVRDEIEKAGGRLLNVAGDGTFSIFDGPASAVRCARAVVDGAGELGLEVRAGVHTGQVERNGPDVSGMTVHIGARIAATARAREVLVSRTVRDLVVGSGLRFADAGEHALKGVPDRWPLYSLTDADHAPRTVPRLAPKLSMIDQAILRTAKRAPQALRALVGAANARQRRLSR, encoded by the coding sequence ATGGACCCACCTGCCGTCCGCTACGTGCAGCGGGATGGGCATGCGCTGGCCTACCAGGTGGTGGGCGCGGGTGAACGCGACGTGGTGTGGCTGTTCGAGATCAACATGCACCTCGACCTCATGTGGACCGACCCCGAGATCCACTACCTGATGGAACGGGGCAGCACGTTCGCCCGCACGGCATACTTCCAGCAACGAGGGCTGGGACTGTCCGACCCGGTCGAGCACCTGCCCACACTCGAGGAGCAGGCCGACGACATCGTCGCGGTGATGGACGAGATCGGGATGCGGGAAGCGCTGCTGGTGGGTGTGGCCAGCGCGAGCGGTCCCGTCGCACTCGTCGCCGCCCGCTCGCCGGAGCGGGTCACCGGTGTCGTCCTGATCCAGCCGTTCGCCGAGCGGCTGGTCGGCGGCAACCACGATCCGGTGGGATGGAGCGCCGCCGAACGCGACAACTTCGTCGACGGGTGGCGGGCGGCCACCCGGAACTGGGGGTCGGGCAGCACGGTACCCCTGTGGGATCCCCAGGAGGACTCGGCGTTCAACCGTCGGCTGATGGCCATGCTGGAACGCAATTCCGCGACACCCGCGGTCGCACAGGCCCACCTCGAGTGGATCTTCCGGCTCGACTACTCGGACATGCTGCCGTCCATCCAGTGCCCGGCGCGCGCGCTTCTGGTCGCGGGAAGTCCGGTGCCGGTGGCCGCCTCGCAGTACGTCGCCGACCGTATCCCGCGCGGCAGCTTCCACCTGTTGCCGCAGTCGCCGCCCGGCGCGTCGCTCGGGGAGGCGTGGAAACCGATCATCGACCACGTCGAGCAGTTGGCCACCGGCGGGCACCCGGCATCCGACGCGGGCCGGTACCTGGCGTCCGTACTGTTCACGGACGTCGTCGGCTCCACCGAGGTGCTCGCCCGGATCGGCGACAGCGCCTACCGCGACCTGCGGGCCGCGCACGAGTGGCAGGTCCGCGACGAGATCGAGAAGGCCGGCGGCCGGCTCCTCAACGTGGCCGGCGACGGCACCTTCAGCATCTTCGACGGTCCCGCGTCCGCGGTCCGGTGCGCGCGGGCGGTCGTCGACGGCGCCGGCGAACTCGGGCTGGAGGTGCGGGCCGGCGTCCACACGGGGCAGGTCGAGCGCAACGGCCCCGACGTGAGCGGCATGACCGTCCACATCGGCGCACGCATCGCCGCGACGGCCCGCGCCCGGGAAGTGCTGGTGTCGCGGACCGTCCGGGATCTCGTGGTGGGTTCGGGACTGCGGTTCGCCGACGCCGGGGAACATGCCCTCAAGGGGGTGCCCGACCGCTGGCCCCTCTACTCCCTCACCGACGCAGACCACGCGCCCCGGACCGTTCCGCGACTCGCGCCGAAGCTGAGCATGATCGACCAGGCCATCCTGCGCACCGCGAAGCGGGCACCGCAGGCACTGCGCGCGCTCGTCGGCGCCGCCAACGCGAGGCAGCGACGGCTGTCCCGCTGA
- a CDS encoding sensor histidine kinase, with translation MDARCARVDKLGGVHRSPLTPVFAGLQLGLHALIAALTAVVILRAVLPDAPQAPAIVVLSVAFLAVYAAGATRRLRGTWWLAALTALWVALMVLAPDAAYLAFGLFFLYLHLLPRRLGVLAVAAATVVAVVGTGMHRGWSVAGVVGPVIGACVAVAIGLGYRALYREAVERDRLIDELTRTRAELAEQERAAGSLAERERLAREIHDTVAQDLSSIQMLLHAVERAAPDHPARDRIRLARETAADSLAETRQLIGDLTPAVLDGQSLVDALARICTQARSDTFDTIAVVEGEPVRLPMPVEAALVRIAQGAVSNVVRHAHASRMAITLTYYEDAVRLDVVDDGVGFDAELLDREPSKAFGLNSIRRRVELLDGSMSVESEPGLTAVAVSFPLEVGA, from the coding sequence ATGGATGCCCGGTGTGCTCGCGTCGATAAGCTGGGCGGGGTGCACCGCTCCCCTCTCACGCCCGTGTTCGCGGGACTCCAACTGGGACTGCATGCGCTGATCGCGGCGCTCACGGCAGTCGTGATCTTGCGCGCCGTCCTTCCGGACGCCCCGCAGGCACCGGCGATCGTGGTGCTGTCGGTGGCGTTTCTCGCGGTGTACGCGGCGGGAGCGACGCGTCGTCTGCGCGGGACGTGGTGGCTCGCGGCGCTGACGGCTCTGTGGGTTGCGCTGATGGTCCTCGCCCCCGACGCCGCCTATCTCGCGTTCGGGCTGTTCTTTCTGTACCTGCATCTGCTGCCGCGACGCTTGGGAGTACTGGCGGTCGCGGCCGCGACCGTCGTTGCGGTCGTGGGTACCGGCATGCACCGCGGCTGGAGCGTCGCGGGTGTCGTCGGTCCGGTGATCGGTGCGTGCGTCGCGGTGGCGATCGGCCTCGGCTACCGGGCGTTGTACCGGGAGGCTGTCGAGCGCGATCGCCTCATCGACGAATTGACCCGAACCCGGGCCGAACTCGCCGAGCAGGAACGTGCCGCCGGCTCCCTGGCCGAACGTGAGCGGCTCGCGCGCGAAATCCACGACACCGTCGCGCAGGATCTGTCGAGCATTCAGATGCTGCTCCACGCCGTCGAACGCGCCGCCCCCGACCACCCCGCCCGGGACCGCATCCGGCTGGCGCGGGAGACGGCCGCCGACAGCCTCGCCGAAACCCGTCAGCTCATCGGCGATCTCACACCCGCCGTCCTCGACGGGCAGTCACTCGTGGACGCGCTCGCGCGGATCTGCACGCAGGCGAGGAGCGACACGTTCGACACCATTGCCGTGGTCGAGGGGGAGCCGGTGCGATTGCCGATGCCCGTCGAGGCGGCGTTGGTGCGGATTGCGCAGGGCGCGGTGTCCAACGTGGTCCGGCACGCACACGCATCCCGGATGGCGATCACCCTCACCTACTACGAGGACGCGGTCCGGTTGGACGTCGTCGACGACGGCGTCGGCTTCGATGCCGAACTCCTCGACCGTGAACCGTCGAAAGCGTTCGGGCTGAATTCGATTCGCCGACGCGTCGAGCTGCTCGACGGGTCGATGTCGGTGGAGTCTGAACCAGGACTGACCGCGGTCGCGGTGTCGTTCCCGCTCGAGGTCGGCGCATGA